A window of the Arachis duranensis cultivar V14167 chromosome 5, aradu.V14167.gnm2.J7QH, whole genome shotgun sequence genome harbors these coding sequences:
- the LOC107487008 gene encoding uncharacterized protein LOC107487008 → MTREALTKYNYENWSVLMKNYLMGRGLWDVVESNSPPTAAADTPPTAAADKASAAVEGRSRKWKRQNANALHIIQLSCTSDTFAQIRRFETAKEAWNHLTASFGSNSQADIDIEQGCVMDDPEYRELFMSVEENNWSVVKAILNREDMAIYYSTSHSGRTVLHTAAILGHQDMVKQLVAEGGERLLKMQDNRGYTALALVADLTGNKSIAKCLVEESSVRGCAQVLLKMKTRDGEIPVLLAAAVGHKKMTSYLYSKTPRDMFDNADNAVLLLSRCISAEIFDVALQLLLQHPGDELPLTHELECLRPLKALVHKPSAFPSGTRFGILHWIYDCEYCLVIYDYIH, encoded by the exons ATGACGAGGGAAGCACTCACGAAATATAACTATGAAAACTGGAGTGTTCTGATGAAGAACTATCTCATGGGAAGAGGTCTATGGGACGTTGTGGAAAGTAATTCTCCTCCTACGGCGGCTGCTGATACTCCTCCTACGGCGGCTGCTGACAAAGCGTCAGCAGCAGTGGAAGGTAGATCAAGAAAATGGAAGAGGCAGAACGCAAATGCGTTGCACATCATTCAACTCTCATGCACTTCAGATACCTTTGCTCAGATTAGACGCTTTGAAACCGCCAAAGAAGCCTGGAACCACTTGACTGCGTCTTTTGGGTCCAACTCACAAGCCGACATAGATATTGAACAAG GTTGTGTAATGGATGATCCTGAATATCGCGAGTTGTTCATGAGTGTGGAAGAGAATAATTGGAGTGTAGTAAAGGCAATCCTGAACCGGGAGGACATGGCTATATATTATTCTACTTCCCACTCTGGTAGGACAGTGCTCCACACGGCGGCAATCTTGGGGCACCAGGACATGGTAAAGCAATTGGTAGCCGAAGGCGGAGAAAGATTACTTAAAATGCAAGACAACCGCGGTTACACGGCTCTCGCCCTTGTTGCTGATCTTACCGGCAACAAAAGCATAGCAAAGTGCTTGGTAGAAGAAAGTAGTGTTCGTGGTTGCGCACAGGTGCTGCTTAAGATGAAGACCAGAGACGGCGAGATACCTGTTCTTCTTGCTGCCGCTGTGGGTCACAAGAAAATGACTTCCTACCTCTATTCTAAAACACCCAGGGATATGTTCGACAATGCCGACAATGCAGTTTTGCTCCTTTCACGATGTATCAGCGCTGAAATATTTG ATGTTGCTTTGCAATTACTACTACAACATCCGGGTGATGAGCTACCCCTTACTCATGAATTAGAGTGTCTCCGACCCTTAAAGGCATTGGTTCACAAGCCTTCTGCATTCCCCAGTGGCACTAGATTTGGGATTCTACATTGGATCTACGATTGTGAGTATTGTCTTGTTATATATGActatatacattaa